In the genome of Augochlora pura isolate Apur16 chromosome 8, APUR_v2.2.1, whole genome shotgun sequence, one region contains:
- the LOC144474448 gene encoding uncharacterized protein LOC144474448, whose amino-acid sequence MFSRAAKSIVKTIGQRKYHAGEENIKVTLMGGAGEIGRSLSQMMKQTSRLDAISLYNAASLSKRVPIRFHTVPEAESSKPVNSWMLNMLEKPRAAPKRQPMREPIAYFSNGPANIATNDTTELAEVLRRLAIAEEGAVNTTKKSSMFVSQGDNACVGDELRGPRVLGEMGPATIRQGGRIVTEICKQLPELADRLGRDRAKRGGCAGCTSGGGGGGGGGGNRPALRQLSTFTVSLSGNVAGPSSARKPELDLDGNLEAIPRVARINERSDRKRRKEERKPNATVLAAAAAATEKRLPNDAEDRAAIDRRRSRSRKLKEARGQPEALSKTERRGKSRNWTIPAALSDKKPKLLYGLVQQRSTPVAWFFSSLFQSKKTDPLNDSPNFKQPTRGKKFDPPRDPPRVVADSSPKIGGGGRHEISTSVTDLTGGSAARFELSRTEGVANVAEEPEEAVEGSATQDFGGAGHRVAPTSSIETSISESSEPSRPLGTISSKLAQFLENLRINRRKSSSLSSLTSSYHLDSLFAGEAAAAAPILHHRLGSIRFSSKGFKSRPKNAPAKSKDDASKRAERKKASGDGGGSGKKTKTDLYGEPCKKIEPECGQTGDVCKQFKKQELYGRDCKAAVDPCKKIRDEKLYGKPCKHYEDPFAGEDPLEKFWKDELYGKRCKEKSAACGNANCETSAAAKCGGAEKKSKPCGGDKKSDPCGGDKKPDPCGIKKPEPCGDKKKEDPCGKKPDPCGKKPDPCGKKPDPCGKKPDPCGKKPDPCGKKPDPCGKKPDPCGKKPDPCGKKPDPCGKKKDDSCGKKKQDGCGKKKQQQGSCGKKKQDPCGKKMLTPSEKKPAEKKVPVAKKEKKDEKECPPVFRAPAGCPNDEKGGGKKFSTDSRIYTRSSTLSYKTIQDTLTEFPRIVDRFSMPELRPRIGSRMSRPFNWIAVDDS is encoded by the exons ATGTTTTCCCGGGCCGCAAAATCCATCGTGAAGACCATTGGCCAGCGGAAATACCACGCAGGCGAAGAAAACATTAAG GTGACGTTGATGGGCGGCGCAGGCGAAATCGGCCGATCCCTGTCGCAGATGATGAAACAGACTTCGAGACTCGACGCGATCTCTTTGTACAACGCGGCCTCTTTGAGCAAACGAGTTCCGATCAGATTTCACACCGTGCCTGAAGCCGAGTCATCGAAGCCCGTC AACTCTTGGATGCTGAATATGCTGGAAAAACCAAGGGCAGCGCCGAAACGCCAGCCAATGAGGGAACCGATCGCGTATTTCTCCAACGGTCCGGCGAACATTGCCACG AATGACACCACCGAGCTGGCAGAGGTTCTACGCCGACTAGCGATCGCAGAGGAGGGCGCGGTGAACACCACGAAGAAATCGTCGATGTTCGTGTCGCAG GGGGACAACGCGTGCGTGGGCGACGAGCTGCGAGGTCCCCGGGTCCTCGGCGAGATGGGTCCCGCCACGATCCGGCAGGGCGGTCGAATCGTCACCGAGATCTGTAAGCAGCTGCCGGAGCTCGCGGATCGGCTTGGCCGAGATCGCGCGAAACGCGGCGGCTGTGCCGGCTGTACcagcggtggcggcggcggcggcggcggcggcggcaataGGCCGGCGCTGCGGCAGCTGTCGACGTTTACGGTATCGTTGTCGGGGAACGTGGCGGGGCCGTCGAGTGCTCGGAAGCCGGAGCTCGATCTCGATGGAAACCTCGAGGCGATTCCACGCGTCGCGAGGATCAACGAGAGATCGGACAGGAAGAGACGCAAGGAGGAGAGGAAGCCGAACGCGACCGTGctagccgccgccgccgccgccacggaGAAGCGTCTCCCGAACGACGCGGAGGATCGAGCGGCGATCGATAGGAGGAGGTCGCGATCCAGGAAGCTCAAGGAAGCCAGAGGACAGCCGGAAGCTCTCTCGAAGACCGAGAGACGCGGCAAATCGAGAAACTGGACGATACCGGCAGCCCTTTCCGACAAAAAGCCGAAGCTGCTCTACGGTCTGGTGCAGCAGAGGAGCACCCCCGTCGCCTGGTTCTTCTCCAGTCTATTTCAGAGCAAGAAAACCGACCCGCTGAACGACTCGCCGAATTTCAAGCAGCCGACCAGAGGGAAGAAGTTCGATCCGCCTCGGGATCCGCCGCGAGTCGTTGCGGACTCCTCGCCGAAAATCGGCGGAGGCGGCAGACACGAGATCTCCACTTCCGTGACGGATCTGACGGGCGGCTCTGCCGCGAGATTCGAACTCTCGAGGACGGAGGGGGTCGCGAACGTTGCGGAGGAGCCGGAGGAAGCCGTCGAGGGATCCGCGACGCAGGATTTCGGTGGCGCGGGGCATAGGGTCGCGCCGACCTCGAGCATCGAGACGAGCATCAGCGAGTCGAGCGAACCTTCGAGACCGCTCGGAACCATCTCGTCGAAGCTGGCGCAGTTCCTCGAGAACCTGAGGATCAACAGGCGAAAGTCCTCCTCTCTGAGCAGCCTGACCTCCTCCTACCATTTGGATTCTCTTTTCGCCGGCgaggcagcggcagcggcgccCATCCTCCACCACCGGCTCGGCTCGATTCGTTTCTCGTCGAAGGGCTTCAAGAGCAGACCGAAGAACGCGCCGGCCAAGAGCAAGGACGACGCCAGCAAGAGGGCCGAGCGGAAGAAGGCCAGCGGGGACGGCGGTGGTTCCGGCAAGAAGACGAAGACCGATCTCTACGGCGAGCCTTGCAAGAAGATCGAGCCCGAGTGCGGCCAGACCGGAGACGTTTGCAAACAGTTCAAAAAGCAGGAGCTCTACGGGAGGGACTGCAAGGCGGCCGTGGATCCCTGCAAGAAGATCAGGGACGAGAAGCTGTACGGGAAGCCGTGCAAACACTACGAGGACCCGTTCGCCGGCGAAGATCCTCTCGAGAAATTCTGGAAGGACGAGCTCTATGGGAAGCGGTGCAAAGAGAAGAGCGCCGCTTGCGGGAACGCGAACTGCGAAACTTCGGCGGCAGCGAAATGCGGCGGCGCTGAGAAAAAGTCGAAGCCTTGCGGCGGAGATAAAAAGTCGGATCCTTGCGGCGGTGATAAAAAGCCAGATCCTTGCGGAATAAAAAAGCCCGAGCCTTGCGGCGacaagaagaaagaagatCCTTGCGGTAAGAAGCCGGATCCTTGCGGCAAAAAGCCGGATCCTTGCGGGAAAAAGCCGGATCCTTGCGGGAAAAAGCCGGATCCTTGCGGGAAAAAGCCGGATCCTTGCGGGAAGAAGCCGGATCCTTGCGGGAAAAAGCCGGATCCTTGTGGGAAAAAGCCGGATCCTTGCGGGAAGAAGCCGGATCCTTGCGGTAAGAAAAAGGACGATAGTTGCGGCAAAAAGAAGCAAGATGGTTGCGGTAAGAAGAAGCAGCAGCAAGGTTCTTGCGGGAAGAAGAAGCAAGATCCTTGCGGCAAGAAGATGCTGACACCGTCCGAGAAGAAGCCTGCCGAAAAGAAGGTGCCCGTCGcgaagaaggagaaaaaggaCGAGAAGGAGTGCCCGCCCGTGTTCCGGGCGCCCGCAGGATGCCCGAACGACGAGAAAGGAGGCGGCAAGAAATTCTCGACCGATTCGAGGATTTATACGCGAAGCAGCACTCTCTCTTACAAGACGATTCAGGACACCCTGACCGAGTTCCCGAGGATCGTAGATCGATTCTCGATGCCCGAGCTCCGCCCCAGGATAGGATCTCGAATGTCCCGTCCGTTTAACTGGATCGCCGTCGACGATAGTTAA
- the LOC144473976 gene encoding X-ray repair cross-complementing protein 6 has protein sequence MASTSQTELKQTSVDPDKNIDDLYGIRNGVLFLIDASDAMFEEDPQVELPYFLRCLRQYRDILRQKLLWNSQDWMGLILFGSKKGDNNSDRKNILTLRTLNPVSKTSLLDILGIEEENEWKDYKNEITCSTFYPLHDALWYASRMFSSVKVTMPVRRILLFTCQDNPPLINDDEKRRIVGRAKTMGDTGIQLTVIGLGEDWDHNIFYKDFEISSQGITSEDYKRPSLNDLLHQIKLPSRTMAKLPWRVGGNVILDVNIANLNVKRQYLKKSWISKARNDPLTALRVRMVEDSGDEDDENKKLVPVLDVDICKFKLHGGRRICFTLPEAQYIRNFFEPGIDLICAKPIFYHPSCHCKSPYLVTPGESYCKDNTLLFGALLEKCNSRNLMFICAVTFRKHSAPFLFSMIPKSEIGGFYLYKIPYKERVRNLESVTTRLRYLEAKIGVLATPDEIELVRKMINKLKFCFTNGPAVPNPKLQTQLRMVETLALDLEKFNPPEDKTLSALHQSADQVKNLIIEYKQIFNYDASPPRKRSKRDVQNAVYKVDSIRKHVRKNTLNDVTVPELKGMSRTLGLKMSGNKAELVERITKYCNCNATNSKEH, from the coding sequence ATGGCGTCCACATCGCAAACGGAATTGAAACAAACATCTGTGGATCCAGACAAAAATATTGATGATTTATACGGCATTAGAAACGGtgtcttatttttaattgatgcGAGTGATGCGATGTTCGAAGAAGATCCGCAGGTGGAACTCCCGTATTTTTTACGATGTCTTAGACAATATAGGGACATCCTCAGGCAAAAATTACTTTGGAATAGTCAAGACTGGATGGGTCTGATACTATTTGGCAGTAAGAAAGGAGATAACAATTCCgacaggaaaaatattttgacgCTTCGAACACTTAATCCTGTTTCAAAGACTTCGCTGCTTGATATACTTGGAATAGAGGAGGAAAATGAATggaaagattataaaaatgaaattacttgTAGTACTTTTTACCCACTGCACGATGCTTTATGGTATGCATCGAGAATGTTTAGTTCTGTTAAAGTAACCATGCCAGTAAGAAGGATACTTCTCTTTACGTGTCAGGATAATCCACCTTTAATAAATGACGATGAAAAACGTAGAATAGTTGGAAGAGCAAAAACTATGGGCGATACAGGAATTCAGTTAACTGTCATTGGTCTGGGTGAAGATTGGGATCACAATATCTTTTACAaagattttgaaatttcatcgCAGGGTATTACTAGCGAAGATTATAAAAGACCGTCCCTAAATGATCTATTGCACCAAATTAAACTGCCATCCAGGACAATGGCTAAATTGCCATGGAGAGTTGGGGGAAATGTGATTCTAGATGTAAATATAGCCAACCTCAATGTTAAACGacaatatttgaagaaatcatgGATAAGTAAAGCCAGGAATGATCCATTGACTGCGCTCAGAGTTAGAATGGTTGAAGATAGTGGTGATGAAGAcgatgaaaataagaaattagtaCCTGTTCTAGATGTAGACATatgcaaatttaaattacatggTGGCAGACGAATATGTTTCACTCTACCTGAAGCACAATATATACGCAACTTTTTTGAACCTGGCATTGATTTGATTTGTGCCAAACCTATATTTTATCATCCTTCGTGCCATTGTAAATCGCCATATTTAGTTACACCTGGTGAAAGTTATTGTAAAGATAATACTTTACTATTTGGTGCGCTgcttgaaaaatgtaattcaagAAATTTAATGTTCATATGCGCAGTTACATTCAGAAAACATTCTGCTCCATTTCTGTTTAGTATGATACCAAAATCAGAGATTGGAGGATTCTATTTATACAAGATACCATACAAGGAACGTGTTCGAAATCTCGAAAGCGTTACTACAAGATTGAGGTACCTTGAGGCTAAAATTGGTGTCCTAGCTACACCAGATGAAATTGAGTTGGTTCGAAAGatgataaacaaattaaagttTTGCTTTACGAACGGACCAGCGGTTCCTAATCCAAAACTTCAAACTCAACTTCGAATGGTAGAGACTCTAGCTTTAGACTTGGAGAAATTTAATCCTCCAGAAGATAAGACTCTTTCAGCACTTCACCAGTCAGCCGATCAAGTGAAGAACttgataattgaatataaacaaatatttaattatgatgCATCCCCGCCAAGAAAGAGATCTAAGAGAGATGTGCAGAATGCAGTATATAAAGTAGATTCAATACGAAAGCATGTAAGAAAAAACACATTAAACGACGTTACTGTACCTGAATTAAAAGGCATGTCAAGGACTTTAGGTTTAAAAATGTCTGGTAACAAAGCCGAGCTCGTTgaaagaattacaaaatattgtaactgTAATGCTACAAATTCTAAAGAACATTAA
- the LOC144473974 gene encoding polypeptide N-acetylgalactosaminyltransferase 1, with protein MWPRLRRPFRTWPIILSVVLLAGIFLVWLSKTRQFEDRNDYTAMRLMENQKDYIDRRGIHVVVGHYIGDSVDPLKTPNITKDLINKNMFDPRPFEGKNGSPVLIPAKDFYKMQQLYQINRFNLMASDRIPLNRTLPDVRRKGCIARYSKLENLPRTSVIIVLHNEAWSTLLRTVYSVIDRSPRHLLEEIILVDDNSDRDFLKAPLQEHVKNLQVPTKVLRSRIRIGLVNARLMGANEAVGEVLTFLDAHCECTVGWLEPLLEAVAKDRTRVVSPVIDIINDDTFSYTRSLELHWGAFNWDLHFRWLTLNGRLLKERRENIVEPFRTPAMAGGLFSMNRDYFFELGSYDEQMRIWGGENLELSFRVWQCGGSVEIAPCSHVGHLFRKSSPYTFPGGVGEILYGNLARVALVWMDDWAEFYFKFNPEAARLRDKQPIRSRLELRKRLQCKDFEWYLDNVWPEHFFPKDDRFFGRIVHLPTKKCIMRPTAKGTYSQPSGYAVLEDCVPRPILSQMFVMTEKGVVMTDESVCLDAPEHDAQHKTPKVKIMACSGSKRQKWRYDEQTKTFLHVPSDMCLQASDHGDPVIADCAKTAEQQWLLEPVPWK; from the exons ATGTGGCCAAGATTGAGAAGACCTTTTCGCACGTGGCCGATTATACTTTCGGTCGTCTTGCTTGCAGGTATATTTCTGGTTTGGTTGAGTAAAACACGGCAGTTCGAAGACCGCAATGACTACACAGCGATGCG ACTTATGGAGAATCAAAAGGATTACATAGATCGTAGGGGTATACACGTGGTCGTGGGCCATTATATCGGCGACTCCGTTGATCCTTTGAAAACTCCAAACATTACGAAAG ATCTCATCAACAAGAATATGTTTGATCCACGCCCCTTCGAGGGCAAAAACGGAAGTCCGGTTTTAATTCCTGCAAAGGACTTTTACAAAATGCAGCAACTCTATCAAATCAATCGATTCAATTTGATGGCCAGCGATAGAATACCATTGAATCGCACTCTACCGGACGTTAGGCGAAAGGG GTGCATCGCGCGGTATTCAAAATTGGAGAACTTGCCGAGAACGTCGGTGATTATCGTTCTACACAATGAAGCGTGGAGTACGCTGCTGAGAACCGTATACAGCGTGATCGATAGATCGCCCAGACATTTGCTGGAGGAGATCATTCTTGTCGACGATAACAGCGATAGAG ATTTTTTGAAGGCTCCTCTACAGGAACATGTAAAGAATTTACAAGTGCCCACTAAAGTTCTTCGTTCTAGGATACGCATAGGTTTAGTGAATGCGAGATTAATGGGCGCTAATGAAGCCGTAGGTGAAGTTCTCACATTCCTTGACGCGCATTGCGAATGCACGGTTG gGTGGCTTGAACCGTTGCTCGAAGCCGTGGCTAAGGATAGAACCAGAGTTGTGTCACCAGTTATCGATATAATAAACGACGACACCTTTAGCTATACTCG ATCTTTAGAACTGCACTGGGGTGCATTCAACTGGGACTTGCACTTCCGCTGGTTAACATTGAATGGCAGATTATTGAAAGAGAGACGCGAAAACATCGTCGAGCCATTTCGAACTCCAGCTATGGCTGGAGGATTGTTCTCCATGAACAGAGACTATTTTTTTGAGTTGGGTAGCTACGACGAACAAATGAGAATTTGGGGTGGAGAAAATTTGGAGTTATCGTTCAGGGTGTGGCAGTGCGGAGGCAGCGTTGAAATCGCGCCCTGCTCTCACGTAGGACATCTGTTTCGAAAATCATCCCCGTACACATTCCCTGGGGGAGTAGGAGAAATCCTATATGGGAATCTTGCTCGAGTGGCCCTGGTCTGGATGGATGATTGGGCtgaattttactttaaattcaaTCCAG aggCAGCTAGGTTAAGGGACAAGCAGCCAATTAGATCTCGATTAGAACTGCGCAAGAGGTTGCAATGCAAAGATTTTGAGTGGTATCTGGACAACGTGTGGCCAGAACATTTTTTCCCAAAGGACGATCGATTCTTTGGACGG ATCGTACATCTCCCAACGAAAAAATGCATTATGCGACCAACTGCAAAAGGCACTTACTCACAGCCCTCTGGTTACGCGGTCTTAGAAGACTGCGTTCCTAGGCCGATACTTAGTCAAATGTTTGTGATGACGGAAAAAGGGGTCGTGATGACCGATGAGAGTGTTTGTTTGGACGCTCCTGAGCACGACGCGCAACACAAGACACCAAAGGTTAAAATAATGGCATGCAGCGGCAGCAAACGGCAAAAGTGGCGGTACGACGAGCAG acaaaaacatttttacatgttCCTTCGGATATGTGTTTGCAAGCGAGTGACCACGGAGATCCTGTGATAGCCGACTGTGCGAAAACTGCTGAGCAGCAATGGCTGCTAGAGCCAGTCCCATGGAAATAA
- the Sec31 gene encoding COPII coat complex component secretory 31, which yields MKVKELLKTVNVAWSPPAQYPILLAAGTAAQQLDASFNTSASLDLYSLNLQQPGYDLELKSSVASDHRFHKIIWGSYGTNPAGIIVGGCDYGMIKIYSAVRLLANDSNCLLSSPDRHTGPVRALDFNPFQANLLATGATESEIYIWDIVNTTTPMTPGSRSQPLEDVQHIAWNKQVQHILASTFSQRCVIWDLRKNEPIIKLTDANTRVRWKVVQWHPDVATQLCLASEDDQAPIIELWDLRFATSPLKTLQNHQRGVLSIAWNLHDPDLLLSCAKDNRILCWNPNSDAPNGEVICELAQTNQWNFDVSWCPRHPGLVVGTSFDGHAAVYSLLGGQQQMSTETSNKIVDSFPGMDPFTQPPPTMQSEPAVTLTKAPKWLRKPFGASFGFGGKLTIFENQPADPNIPASASRTVILSQVITQPELIQRSNELEEVLKTEQYNEYCKGKAEKMTDVHRKKIWNCVGAYFGENVSKEILELLGYNVEAMNNKLNQFVPQEDVNSITEGVDNLNNVLNGNILDGSAAFDAIAQEQIKKPPIISSVNNDMKLNVSDDEDGLITQAILLGNIEAAVSLCFANKRYADAVILSMAAGPELLARTQYRYFSEHTGALNSLINSLVSENWADIVKGSDINCWKEVLIGIFTHSNPQERSTLCDMLGDRLASSDNATLKEEAQICYICSGNLNKMVESLNVDIQEVVELVMIMQKALELQGNRDTRIEGQIASVLSQYAEMLAAEGDLEAALNYLGNSQDEKIVMLKDRLCRALGYIQESRSMAKAPRVQNYYDQTRRPSQTSHSQNPLITSRSQSRPYSDSNVAPTKQSFVSSTNQFNTQQQQQSLGFPATNPLQPHMQSQLQYDQYTTAHSYGSAPVTQPPPPPPPTGSSSVGSQPPSVGPQARSKYLIDPSVKSTSSYGQTGYSQQSYGSQQMSPLSNYSAPNAYQPQIPMPSNPYPAQNFTAAPNEQEPFKPVQTSMLTPMQPSAQTQMYDPIRTQPSPQSRPYGNENMYQASPQPAGWNDPPIAKSRMPVKQEYQPQNPILHPLRGATNQPESDVLPQEMFYPDVQAPYNPQQYNQNVPNMNAQFARPIEPLQPAAVVKAPEPEKPKAPIPEQHVHLKTVFDELKNQCYENAKNPQIKRKIEDVSRKLEVLYDCLRENKLSQNTLQALHQISQMIQNGNYTGGLDFHTQLVSGPDFSQISSFMPGIKVLLLSALQLNVYIR from the exons ATGAAGGTAAAGGAGTTGCTCAAGACTGTCAATGTAGCGTGGTCACCGCCGGCTCAATATCCTATACTATTAGCTGCTGGTACTGCAGCCCAACAACTCGATGCAAGTTTTAATACCTCTGCCAGTTTGGATTTGTATTCATTGAATTTGCAGCAGCCAGGATATGATTTGGAATTGAAATCCAGTGTTGCAAGCGATCACAG atttcataaaataatatgggGCTCTTATGGAACCAATCCTGCTGGAATAATTGTTGGTGGCTGCGATTATGGGATGATAAAGATTTATTCGGCAGTCAGATTATTAGCTAATGATAGTAATTGTTTACTTAGCAGTCCAGACAGACATACTGGCCCAGTCAGAGCTCTAGATTTTAATCCTTTTCAAGCAAATTTATTAGCAACTGGAGCAACTGAaagtgaaatttatatttgggATATTGTTAATACAACTACACCAATGACTCCTGGATCCAGGAGTCAGCCATTAGAGGATGTACAGCATATTGCATGGAATAAGCAAGTACAACACATTCTTGCATCCACATTTTCACAACGATGCGTCATATGGGACTTAAGAAAAAATGAGCCCATTATCAAGTTGACAGATGCAAACACAAGA GTACGATGGAAAGTAGTTCAGTGGCATCCTGATGTAGCGACGCAATTATGCCTAGCATCAGAAGATGATCAAGCTCCCATAATTGAATTATGGGATTTAAGGTTCGCAACATCGCCGTTAAAAACACTCCAAAATCACCAACGTGGTGTTTTATCGATTGCGTGGAATTTGCACGATCCAGACTTGCTTCTTAGTTGTGCCaaagataatagaatattatgttGGAATCCTAACTCGGATGCACCG AACGGTGAAGTGATATGCGAACTAGCGCAAACGAATCAATGGAATTTCGATGTGTCCTGGTGTCCGAGGCATCCAGGATTGGTTGTAGGAACTAGTTTTGATGGACACGCAGCAGTTTATTCTTTGTTGGGTGGACAACAACAGATGTCTACCGAAAcatctaataaaatagtagaTTCTTTCCCTGGAATGGATCCTTTCACACAGCCTCCTCCTACAATGCAGTCGGAACCAGCGGTCACTTTGACAAAAGCTCCTAAATGGTTAAGGAAACCATTCGGAGCTTCTTTCGGT TTTGGCGGTAAATTAACGATATTTGAGAATCAACCTGCAGATCCCAATATACCTGCGAGTGCAAGCAGAACAGTAATTTTGTCGCAAGTGATCACGCAACCGGAACTAATCCAACGCTCTAACGAGTTGGAAGAGGTACTAAAAACCGAGCAATACAACGAGTATTGCAAAGGAAAGGCTGAGAAAATGACTGATGTACATAGAAAAAAGATATGGAACTGTGTGGGAGCGTATTTCGGAGAAAACGtgtcgaaagaaatattggaGTTGCTGGGATATAATGTAGAAGCGATGAATAATAAACTCAATCAATTCGTTCCTCAAGAGGATGTCAACAGTATTACAGAAGGAGTTGACAATCTAAATAAT GTACTTAATGGAAACATTCTGGACGGAAGTGCAGCGTTTGACGCTATTGCACAAGAACAGATCAAAAAGCCGCCCATAATTTCTTCAGTAAACAATGATATGAAACTGAATGTGTCCGATG ATGAGGATGGGCTTATTACTCAAGCAATCCTCCTAGGAAACATTGAGGCTGCTGTATCTTTGTGCTTTGCCAATAAGCGGTATGCGGATGCAGTCATTCTTTCGATGGCTGCTGGACCCGAATTACTAGCACGCACTCAGTACAGGTACTTCTCAGAACATACTGGGGCTCTAAATTCTCTTATTAATTCGTTAGTCAGCGAAAACTGGGCTGACATTGTTAAAGGCAGTGATATAAACTGCTGGAAAGAAGTATTGATTGGAATATTCACTCATTCAAATCCGCAGGAACGATCTACTCTGTGCG ATATGCTTGGCGATCGGCTGGCATCGTCCGACAATGCAACTTTAAAGGAGGAGGCTCAAATTTGCTACATTTGTTCCGGAAATCTGAACAAAATGGTAGAATCATTGAATGTCGACATTCAAGAGGTAGTGGAGTTGGTAATGATAATGCAAAAAGCATTGGAGTTACAAGGTAACAGAGACACACGGATAGAAGGACAAATTGCTAGCGTTTTGTCTCAGTACGCGGAAATGTTAGCGGCTGAAGGTGACCTTGAAGCTGCTCTGAATTACCTTGGAAACAGTCAAGACGAGAAGATCGTGATGTTGAAAGACAGATTGTGCAGAGCATTAGGGTATATCCAAGAATCCAGGAGTATGGCAAAAGCGCCGAGAGTACAAAATTACTATGATCAAACGAGGAGGCCCTCGCAGACGAGCCATTCGCAGAATCCATTAATCACATCAAGGTCGCAATCAAGACCTTACAGCGATTCAAATGTTGCGCCCACAAAACAATCATTTGTATCATCCACGAACCAATTCAATacgcagcaacaacaacaatctCTTGGGTTTCCTGCCACCAATCCTCTTCAACCTCACATGCAGTCTCAGTTGCAATACGATCAGTACACAACAGCTCACTCTTACGGTTCTGCTCCCGTAACTCAacctcctcctcccccaccACCGACCGGATCAAGTAGTGTTGGGTCTCAACCACCTAGTGTTGGGCCTCAAGCAAgatcgaaatatttgataGACCCATCGGTAAAGTCTACTTCATCTTATGGACAGACCGGTTATTCTCAACAGTCATACGGTAGTCAACAAATGTCTCCATTGTCGAATTATTCTGCACCAAATGCGTACCAGCCACAAATCCCCATGCCTTCAAATCCATACCCTGCACAGAACTTTACAGCTGCCCCCAACGAACAGGAACCATTCAAACCAGTTCAAACTAGCATGTTGACACCGATGCAACCATCGGCGCAAACACAAATGTATGATCCGATTAGGACGCAACCATCGCCACAATCTCGGCCTTATGGGAATGAAAACATGTATCAGGCATCGCCTCAACCAGCTGGATGGAATGATCCACCTATCGCCAAAAGTAGAATGCCG GTAAAACAAGAGTATCAGCCACAAAATCCCATTCTGCATCCATTGAGAGGTGCTACGAATCAACCCGAGTCGGAC gtTTTGCCTCAAGAAATGTTTTATCCAGATGTTCAAGCACCTTACAATCCTCAACAGTATAATCAGAATGTGCCGAACATGAATGCTCAATTTGCCAGACCAATAGAACCATTACAGCCTGCTGCAGTTGTGAAAGCACCGGAACCTGAAAAACCGAAAGCACCAATTCCAGAACAACATGTACATTTAAAAACAGTATTCGATGAACTAAAGAATCAGTGTTACGAAAATGCTAAAAATCCG CAAATCAAAAGGAAGATAGAAGACGTGTCCAGGAAGTTGGAAGTTTTGTACGATTGTCttagagaaaataaa TTGTCCCAAAACACCTTGCAGGCTCTGCATCAAATATCACAGATGATACAAAACGGAAATTACACCGGAGGTTTAGATTTTCATACGCAACTGGTCTCTGGTCCCGATTTCAGTCAAATATCCTCCTTTATGCCTGGTATTAAAGTATTACTTCTAAGTGCCCTTCAATTGAATGTCTACATCAGATAG